The Puntigrus tetrazona isolate hp1 chromosome 4, ASM1883169v1, whole genome shotgun sequence genome includes a window with the following:
- the nr2c1 gene encoding nuclear receptor subfamily 2 group C member 1 produces MEGESPRIQLVSADGGLQIVTEQQLAQKVQIVTAIDQVGAGKQQFILANLDYPNQEKLFIKQENSPAKVILTSADGSAVNQLLFASPELTGQQIQFVTEGSEQGATKPPVEYCVVCGDKASGRHYGAVSCEGCKGFFKRSIRKNLVYTCRGSGECVINKHHRNRCQYCRLQRCMALGMKQDSVQCERKPVEVSREKPANCAPSIEKIYIRKNLCSPLAAMPTFVSEKETARSTSLLDSNMLLNIQQSLSKLDNTILIPSSPDQTDSSQGDLGTLANVVTSLGHLSKSREMMGSGTDLSGIETMSNDDSVMTDVQRDESNDVTRAFDTLKCLQSEEGCGEEVAEGAVRMDEQNTALLELEGPLLSDMHVPFKLMMPLPMPDFLNLNYICESASRLLFLSMHWARSIPAFQALGSENSITLMKACWNELFALGLAQCSHIMNVETILTAIINHLQTSLDEEKLSPERVKLVMEHIWRMQEFCNSMSRMSPDAYEYAYLKAVVLFSPDHSGVDGALQIERFQEKAYMELQDYVSKVYPEDTYRLSKLLVRLPALRLMSAAVTEELFFAGLIGNVQIDSIIPYILKMESTDYNSQPISTAE; encoded by the exons ATGGAAGGAGAAAGTCCCAGAATTCAGCTGGTTTCTGCAGATGGAGGCCTGCAG ATCGTGACGGAGCAGCAGCTGGCTCAGAAGGTGCAGATAGTCACAGCCATTGATCAGGTTGGAGCCGGCAAGCAGCAGTTTATATTAGCTAACCTGGATTACCCCAACCAGGAGAAACTGTTCATCAAACAAGAGAACTCGCCAGCCAAGGTCATCCTAACATCTGCTGATGGGTCTGCGGTCAATCAGCTGCTCTTCGCGTCGCCTGAGCTGACAGGACAACAGATCCAG TTTGTGACGGAAGGCTCGGAGCAGGGCGCTACGAAGCCTCCAGTGGAGTATTGTGTAGTTTGCGGAGACAAGGCCTCAG GTCGTCACTACGGAGCAGTGAGCTGTGAGGGCTGTAAGGGTTTCTTCAAGCGCAGCATCAGGAAGAATCTGGTGTACACGTGCCGGGGGTCCGGAGAATGCGTCATCAACAAACACCATCGAAACCGGTGTCAGTACTGCAGACTGCAGCGCTGCATGGCCCTCGGCATGAAACAAGACT CTGTTCAGTGCGAGAGGAAGCCGGTGGAGGTGTCCAGAGAGAAGCCGGCGAACTGCGCGCCCTCCATCGAAAAGATCTACATCCGTAAAAACCTCTGCAGCCCTCTCGCCGCCATGCCAACGTTTGTCAGCGAAAAAGAGACTGCCAG GTCCACCAGTTTACTGGACTCCAACATGCTCTTGAACATCCAGCAGTCTCTTTCCAAACTTGACAACACCATTTTAATCCCTTCTTCACCAGATCAg ACCGATTCTAGTCAAGGAGACCTCGGTACCTTGGCCAACGTGGTCACATCACTCGGTCACCTCAGCAAAAGTCGCGAGATGATGGGCAGCGGTACGGACCTGTCGGGGATAGAGACCATGAGTAACGATGACAGCGTTATGACGGACGTTCAAAGAGATGAGTCGAACGACGTCACGCG GGCTTTTGACACGCTCAAGTGTCTTCAGTCGGAGGAGGGTTGTGGAGAAGAGGTGGCTGAAGGGGCAGTCAGGATGGACGAACAGAACACCGCCCTCCTGGAACTCGAGGGCCCGCTGCTCTCAGACATGCATGTGCCCTTTAAG CTGATGATGCCGCTGCCCATGCCAGACTTCCTGAATCTGAATTACATCTGCGAATCAGCTTCTCGTCTGCTTTTCCTCTCAATGCACTGGGCACGCTCTATTCCAGCTTTCCAGGCTCTTGG CTCGGAGAACAGCATCACGCTGATGAAGGCCTGCTGGAATGAATTGTTTGCTTTAGGTCTGGCTCAGTGTTCACACATTATGAATGTAGAAACCATCCTCACAGCCATAATTAACCACTTACAGACCAGCCTGGATGAAG AAAAGCTGTCGCCGGAGCGCGTGAAGCTAGTCATGGAGCATATCTGGCGCATGCAGGAATTTTGTAACAGCATGAGCCGCATGAGTCCCGACGCGTATGAATACGCTTACCTCAAAGCCGTGGTTCTCTTCAGCCCAG ATCACTCCGGAGTCGACGGCGCCCTTCAGATCGAACGCTTTCAGGAGAAAGCTTACATGGAACTCCAGGACTACGTGAGCAAAGTGTATCCAGAGGACACGTATCG TCTTTCAAAACTGTTAGTTCGTCTGCCTGCCCTGCGGCTCATGAGCGCGGCGGTGACCGAAGAGCTCTTTTTCGCCGGTCTAATCGGGAACGTTCAGATCGACAGCATCATTCCCTACATCCTCAAAATGGAGTCTACCGACTACAACAGCCAGCCAATCAGCACTGCCGAGTGA
- the fgd6 gene encoding LOW QUALITY PROTEIN: FYVE, RhoGEF and PH domain-containing protein 6 (The sequence of the model RefSeq protein was modified relative to this genomic sequence to represent the inferred CDS: deleted 3 bases in 2 codons), with translation MSTGMKKPPVAPKPKLVQSQKPSPPPIAPKPEILLPSPSPTAHKRGKPAVAPKPCLPKAPQKPVQPRQNPCKTQLPPVSKNGGPALLSSHLSHYIIPPRTQGYQLGNSKSEDSKEVCGTAEVDIPKEQLFYNDTLERASLPERDQMHAPMDSSHAFTETQEEANSDTLEKDQAGTQNQTSGQIPSHSPTEPLQEWPAEQKHSGNSIFSSCTSDSDGVPAPPSKPLPVPHPRRPRRALYRQNVVESAPSDTQADTPTENPEHLQTDALLEKSENTSESCCTYTDAASNLSSPEENSENTDTDSTNADSLHKVDSFHSVHTEDVPFDLDSAHYSVPTNGVTLASLNTAAEEGSQPPAPPPRQKSLPQMVDSSYEASTSVDNLLLHCHSDLQEVTCTDEEAQSDDEDDGAYGDFARYPITRSLPKQIKLSCGSQVAALTKPPLDGEEKSPKVMPKKPQRNSLPASVALRKQNTPPLTHTPPPLPNSSPPMFRELPAPPQEKPSWRVALPSIPLFGRNQPTRSNSQPQAGGVGPVFVKQRAKSFSSADLQRVDTGSESSEPLARSDQTRRSLRKLLELRVCARLLPRLLRSGQSLDCTRTDAEYEERKAAPSNQVAPADDEEAQGNSEADCGVEYENVPLYEEIPEYMNLPWVYSNQDVDTGVYEVQEPCEVNRCSVSGDLSEDGLSSNEEDGNSSDSSKEDMSHSKDKEEVERAKRNKVVHIAMEIMSSEKVFVDVLKLLHIDFRDAVAKATRASGKPLVEEKVLNQILYYLPQLYELNKDLLKELEERVAHWSDHQRLADIFVQKGPYLKMYSTYIREFDRNVALLDEQCRKNPPFANVVRQFEMSPRCASLALKHYLLKPVQRIPQYQLLLTDYLKNLPEDSSDYKDTQTALSVVKEVANHANDIMKQGDNFQKLMQVQYSLNGHHEIVQPGRVFLKEGTLMKLSRKVMQPRMFFLFNDILLYTTPVQSGQYKVNSMLSLAGMKVSKPSQEAYQNELNIESVERSFILSANSATERDEWLEAIAKAIDDYTRKKISFFSSRSQELEGISDDGLPLGSKAPIWIPDLRTTMCMICTCEFTLTWRRHHCRACGKVVCQACSSNKYYLEYLKNQLARVCDHCYIKLQDKGDQSNVTVSPGGRSSTFAFSRKQKKIPSALKEVSANTENSSMSGYLQRSKGHKKPWKRLWFVIKNKVLYTYAASEDVAALESQPLLGFFLREEKTGPAQKMQFKLYHKNTLYYIFRAEDVPTAQRWIEAFQEAMIL, from the exons ATGAGTACAG GAATGAAGAAACCACCAGTTGCCCCCAAACCCAAGCTGGTTCAGTCACAGAAACCATCACCTCCCCCCATCGCCCCAAAACCAGAGATCCTGCTGCCTTCGCCCTCACCCACTGCGCACAAAAGAGGAAAACCTGCTGTCGCCCCCAAACCATGTTTACCCAAAGCCCCTCAGAAACCCGTCCAGCCAAGACAAAATCCCTGCAAAACCCAACTTCCCCCTGTATCCAAAAACGGGGGTCCCGCTCTACTATCCTCACACCTGTCCCATTACATTATACCACCCAGGACTCAAGGTTATCAACTAGGTAACAGCAAATCGGAGGATTCCAAGGAAGTATGCGGAACAGCCGAGGTGGACATCCCAAAAGAACAGTTGTTTTACAATGACACATTGGAGCGTGCTTCCCTGCCTGAACGGGACCAAATGCATGCTCCCATGGACTCATCCCACGCTTTCACAGAGACACAGGAAGAAGCAAACTCTGACACATTAGAAAAAGACCAGGCAGGTACACAAAATCAAACTTCTGGGCAGATCCCAAGTCACAGTCCTACGGAACCCCTGCAGGAATGGCCTGCAGAGCAGAAACACAGCGGGAACTCAATTTTTAGCTCTTGCACCAGTGACAGTGATGGTGTTCCTGCACCGCCAAGCAAGCCTCTCCCCGTACCCCATCCACGACGCCCCCGGAGGGCA TTATATAGACAGAACGTCGTGGAAAGTGCACCTTCGGACACCCAAGCAGATACACCTACGGAGAATCCTGAACACCTTCAGACAGACGCATTACTAGAAAAATCCGAAAACACTTCAGAAAGCTGTTGCACCTACACGGACGCTGCGTCT AATCTAAGTTCCCCTGAAGAGAACTCGGAAAACACGGACACCGACTCGACCAACGCTGACTCTTTGCACAAAGTAGACTCTTTTCACAGTGTACATACCGAAGACGTGCCTTTTGATCTAGACTCCGCCCACTATTCAGTTCCGACAAATGGTGTAACTTTAGCTTCCTTGAACACAGCTGCGGAGGAGGGGTCGCAACCTCCGGCTCCGCCACCTAGACAGAAATCCCTCCCCCAAATGGTCGATTCCTCATACGAGGCCTCAACATCAGTGGACAACTTGCTCTTGCATTGCCACTCAGATCTTCAAGAGGTTACGTGTACAGATGAGGAGGCGCAAAGCGATGATGAAGATGACGGAGCATATGGAGATTTTGCTCGATACCCGATAACTCGGAGTCTTCCTAAACAGATTAAGCTCAGCTGTGGATCACAAGTGGCAGCTTTAACCAAGCCGCCTCTGGACGGGGAGGAGAAGTCACCAAAAGTCATGCCTAAAAAGCCCCAACGAAACAGTCTTCCAGCATCCGTCGCGTTGCGGAAGCAGAACACACCTCCGCTAACGCATACTCCCCCTCCGCTTCCTAACTCTAGTCCTCCCATGTTCCGCGAGCTTCCGGCACCTCCTCAAGAGAAACCTTCTTGGCGAGTCGCTCTTCCTAGCATCCCTCTCTTTGGTAGAAACCAGCCGACTCGCAGTAACAGCCAGCCACAGGCTGGAGGTGTGGGACCTGTTTTTGTCAAACAGAGGGCGAAGTCGTTTTCCTCTGCGGACCTTCAGCGAGTGGACACCGGGTCCGAATCTTCCGAGCCGTTGGCGCGCTCCGATCAAACGCGCCGCAGCTTGCGGAAACTTCTAGAGCTGCGTGTATGTGCGCGGCTGCTTCCGAGGTTGCTTCGCAGTGGGCAGTCCCTGGATTGCACTCGTACTGATGCAGAATACGAGGAGCGTAAAGCCGCACCCTCCAATCAGGTCGCACCTGCGGATGATGAAGAAGCTCAAGGTAACAGTGAGGCTGACTGCGGGGTGGAATACGAGAACGTCCCATTATACGAGGAGATTCCAGAGTACATGAACTTGCCCTGGGTTTATTCCAACCAGGATGTGGACACGGGCGTGTATGAAGTTCAGGAACCATGTGAGGTGAACAG ATGTTCTGTGAGTGGTGATCTGTCGGAGGATGGATTGAGCTCGAACGAGGAAGATGGGAACAGTTCTGACTCCAGCAAAGAAGACATGAGCCATTCAAAAGACAAAGAG GAGGTCGAGAGGGCGAAGAGAAACAAGGTGGTCCACATCGCCATGGAGATCATGAGCTCAGAGAAAGT GTTCGTGGACGTTCTGAAGTTACTTCACATC GATTTCCGGGATGCGGTCGCCAAAGCTACCCGTGCGAGCGGGAAACCGCTGGTGGAGGAGAAAGTGTTGAATCAGATCTTGTACTATCTGCCCCAACTCTACGAACTCAATAAAGACCTGCTGAAAGAGCTGGAGGAGAGAGTGGCCCACTG GTCTGATCATCAGAGATTGGCTGATATCTTCGTTCAGAAAGGTCCGTATCTGAAGATGTACTCTACCTACATACGAGAGTTTGACCGTAATGTGGCTCTGCTGGATGAACAGTGTCGCAAAAATCCTCCTTTTGCTAACGTTGTGCGTCAGTTTGAG ATGAGTCCTCGCTGCGCTAGTCTTGCTTTAAAGCATTACCTGCTGAAACCGGTGCAGCGGATACCTCAATACCAGCTCCTGCTCACAG ATTATTTGAAGAACCTTCCTGAGGATTCATCCGACTATAAAGACACTCAAA CTGCTCTCAGCGTGGTGAAAGAAGTGGCGAACCACGCAAACGACATTATGAAACAAGGG GATAACTTTCAGAAGCTGATGCAGGTTCAGTACAGTCTGAACGGTCACCATGAAATTGTCCAGCCTGGCAGG GTTTTCTTAAAAGAGGGCACTCTGATGAAACTTTCCAGGAAGGTTATGCAGCCCAGAATGTTCTTCCTG TTTAATGATATTCTGCTGTACACAACCCCCGTTCAGTCCGGCCAGTATAAAGTCAACAGCATGCTATCTCTGGCTGGCATGAAG GTGAGCAAACCAAGTCAGGAGGCCTATCAGAATGAGTTAAACATTGAGAGTGTGGAACGCTCTTTCATACTGTCTGCCAa TTCAGCCACAGAAAGAGACGAATGGCTGGAAGCCATCGCTAAAGCAATAGACGACTACACCAGAAAgaagatttctttcttttccagtCGAAGCCAAGAG ttggagggAATCTCGGATGACGGCCTGCCGCTGGGCTCTAAAGCTCCGATCTGGATCCCGGATTTGAGAACGACCATGTGTATGATCTGCACGTGTGAGTTCACGCTCACCTGGAGGCGCCACCACTGCCGTGCCTGCGGAAAG GTGGTGTGTCAGGCATGCTCGTCCAATAAATACTACCTGGAATACCTGAAGAATCAGCTGGCAAGAGTGTGCGACCACTGCTACATCAAACTGCAGGACAAGG GTGACCAATCCAATGTGACCGTTTCCCCCGGTGGGCGGAGTTCGACCTTTGCTTTTTCCAGAAAGCAGAAGAAGATACCTTCCGCGCTCAAAGAG GTGTCCGCCAACACGGAGAATTCTTCCATGAGCGGATATCTGCAAAGATCCAAAGGCCACAAGAAACCGTGGAAGAGGCTGTGGTTCGTCATCAAGAACAAAGTCCTCTACACGTACGCCGCTAGTGAA GATGTTGCGGCGTTGGAGAGCCAACCCCTGCTGGGCTTCTTCCTCCGAGAAGAGAAGACGGGACCGGCtcaaaaaatgcagtttaaactGTATCATAAAAACACGCTCTACTACATCTTCAGAGCGGAGGACGTCCCCACCGCTCAGAG gtggATCGAAGCGTTTCAAGAGGCCATGATCCTTTGA